A genomic window from Pseudomonas leptonychotis includes:
- a CDS encoding efflux RND transporter periplasmic adaptor subunit: protein MSAASVKGAVLMSLLLAVGAAGGYWVAQSSMPHGADSAQMAPLADKGKVLYWYDPMVPQQKFDEPGKSPFMDMQLVPRYADEGGDSAAVSIDPSITQNLGMRLAPVTRGSAASSLEVVGSLALNSRDVAVVQARSPGFVERVYARAAEDVLEAGAPLADLLVPAWVSAQEDYLALRNAGDPGLLSAARQRMRLAGMPAALIAQVERSGRVQALWTVTSPIGGVLQQLDVREGMTLAAGQTLATINGLRTVWLEVAVPEAEGKGLSTGQQVEARLPAFPGEVLSGSIAAILPQANLDSRTLRVRVELANPDGRLRPGLTAQVRLSRPAERDALLVPSEAVIRSGRRALVMLAEDKGRYRPVEVRLGAEAEGKVEVLEGLAEGQQVVASGQFLLDSEASLRGIAVQGLGQAAAEVQLEAALHEAEGQIDGIEAEGVMLSHGPFKTLGMPGMSMLFPLANPALLEGFKVGDKVKVGVRADDDGLLIEHLEHLPSAQQQVQP from the coding sequence ATGAGTGCTGCAAGTGTAAAAGGCGCAGTGTTGATGAGCCTGCTGCTGGCCGTAGGTGCGGCAGGTGGTTACTGGGTCGCACAGTCGTCGATGCCCCATGGCGCTGACTCCGCGCAGATGGCGCCGCTGGCCGATAAGGGCAAGGTGCTTTATTGGTACGACCCGATGGTGCCGCAGCAGAAGTTCGATGAGCCGGGCAAGTCGCCCTTTATGGACATGCAGCTGGTGCCGCGTTATGCCGACGAGGGCGGTGACAGTGCCGCCGTCAGTATTGACCCCAGCATCACCCAGAATCTGGGCATGCGTCTGGCGCCGGTAACTCGTGGTTCTGCGGCGAGTAGCCTGGAAGTGGTTGGCAGTCTGGCCTTGAACAGCCGTGATGTGGCCGTGGTGCAGGCGCGTAGCCCCGGTTTTGTTGAGCGGGTGTATGCCCGCGCCGCCGAGGATGTGCTGGAGGCCGGCGCGCCGTTGGCCGATCTGCTGGTGCCGGCTTGGGTCAGTGCTCAGGAAGACTACCTGGCCCTGCGTAATGCGGGTGATCCTGGCCTGTTGAGCGCTGCGCGTCAGCGTATGCGTCTGGCCGGCATGCCGGCGGCGCTGATCGCTCAAGTCGAGCGCAGCGGGCGGGTGCAGGCTCTGTGGACAGTCACCAGCCCCATTGGCGGTGTGCTGCAACAACTCGATGTGCGTGAGGGTATGACCCTGGCGGCTGGGCAAACCCTGGCCACCATTAACGGTTTGCGCACGGTATGGCTGGAGGTGGCCGTGCCGGAGGCCGAGGGCAAAGGGCTGAGCACGGGCCAGCAGGTCGAGGCGCGTTTGCCGGCCTTCCCCGGTGAAGTGCTCAGCGGCAGCATTGCGGCCATTTTGCCTCAGGCCAATCTCGATAGCCGCACGCTGCGGGTACGGGTCGAGTTGGCCAATCCAGATGGTCGTTTGCGCCCTGGGTTAACGGCTCAGGTACGCCTGAGTCGCCCAGCCGAGCGTGATGCCTTGCTCGTGCCAAGCGAGGCGGTGATCCGCAGCGGTCGTCGTGCGTTGGTAATGCTGGCTGAGGATAAAGGGCGTTATCGCCCGGTGGAGGTGCGTTTGGGTGCTGAGGCCGAGGGTAAGGTCGAGGTGCTTGAAGGGCTCGCGGAGGGCCAGCAGGTGGTCGCTTCCGGGCAGTTCCTGCTGGATTCCGAGGCCAGCCTACGCGGTATTGCGGTGCAAGGCCTGGGGCAGGCCGCCGCTGAAGTGCAGTTGGAAGCAGCGCTGCACGAGGCCGAGGGGCAAATCGATGGCATCGAAGCGGAGGGCGTAATGCTCAGTCACGGGCCATTCAAAACCTTGGGCATGCCCGGCATGAGCATGCTTTTCCCGCTTGCCAACCCGGCGTTGTTAGAGGGCTTCAAAGTAGGCGACAAGGTCAAGGTCGGCGTGCGCGCCGATGACGATGGCCTGCTGATTGAACACCTCGAACACCTGCCTTCGGCCCAGCAGCAGGTGCAACCATGA
- a CDS encoding TolC family protein, whose protein sequence is MFNPSLIWLFGAVAAVLLSLPAAALTLDEALRLAEREAPSLTAQAAQVEAARSLAIPAGELPDPKLLLGLQNVPIEGDNRGRLDGEPMTMQMIGVMQEVPSRAKRTARIEVAEAGVNRATQAQRVERLKVRRETALAWIEALAVEQKLGLFQDLYSENTLLSKAVRARISAGRGPAADSIGPRQEAALLAEQEDQLVQQRVQQRAVLRRWIGPRGDEPLTGQLPSWPVNAQHYQHNLQRHPELALFDPMAAEAQAEIRQAVAEKTPDWSWQLAYQNRDAAFGDMLSVQFSVDLPLFPASRQSPRIAAKQAQLNQLEAERANAEREHAQQLATDLAEYQRLDRALRRSQDSLLPLAEEKVALSLTDYRSGAGDLASVIAARRELIETRLKHIDFAQARALTSARLYFAYEGAEQ, encoded by the coding sequence ATGTTCAACCCCAGCCTGATATGGCTGTTCGGGGCTGTGGCGGCTGTTTTGCTCAGCTTGCCGGCGGCGGCCCTGACCCTTGATGAAGCCTTGCGCCTGGCTGAACGCGAAGCGCCTTCGCTGACGGCGCAAGCCGCACAGGTCGAGGCTGCACGTAGCTTGGCGATACCGGCAGGTGAGTTGCCCGATCCAAAATTGTTGCTAGGGCTGCAGAATGTGCCTATCGAAGGCGACAACCGCGGCCGTCTCGACGGCGAGCCGATGACGATGCAGATGATCGGCGTGATGCAGGAGGTGCCCAGCCGCGCCAAGCGTACTGCGCGTATCGAGGTGGCCGAAGCCGGCGTCAATCGTGCCACTCAGGCGCAGCGTGTGGAGCGACTCAAGGTACGCCGTGAAACAGCCTTGGCCTGGATCGAGGCGCTGGCCGTCGAGCAGAAACTAGGGCTATTCCAAGACCTTTACTCGGAAAATACCTTGCTGAGCAAAGCCGTGCGCGCGCGCATCAGTGCCGGTCGCGGGCCTGCTGCCGACAGCATCGGCCCACGCCAAGAGGCGGCGTTGCTGGCCGAGCAGGAAGATCAGTTGGTGCAGCAGCGTGTGCAGCAGCGCGCCGTCTTACGCCGCTGGATCGGCCCACGTGGTGACGAGCCGCTGACAGGGCAACTGCCGAGTTGGCCGGTGAATGCCCAGCATTATCAGCACAACCTGCAGCGCCATCCTGAGCTGGCACTGTTTGATCCGATGGCTGCTGAGGCGCAAGCCGAGATTCGCCAGGCCGTGGCCGAGAAAACCCCAGACTGGAGCTGGCAGCTGGCTTATCAGAACCGTGACGCTGCGTTTGGCGACATGCTCAGTGTGCAATTCAGCGTCGATTTGCCGTTATTTCCCGCTTCGCGGCAGAGCCCACGGATTGCCGCCAAGCAAGCACAACTGAATCAGTTGGAAGCCGAACGAGCGAATGCCGAGCGTGAGCATGCGCAGCAGCTGGCCACTGATCTGGCCGAGTATCAACGCCTTGACCGTGCACTGCGCCGCAGCCAAGACAGCCTGCTGCCTTTGGCTGAGGAGAAGGTTGCGTTGAGTCTGACTGACTACCGCTCAGGCGCGGGTGACTTGGCCAGCGTGATTGCTGCGCGGCGTGAGTTGATCGAGACCCGCCTGAAACACATCGATTTTGCCCAAGCGCGCGCGCTGACCAGCGCCCGCTTGTATTTCGCGTATGAAGGGGCTGAGCAATGA
- a CDS encoding TetR/AcrR family transcriptional regulator, which yields MTSSHNAKDIPMRYQDQLFEQRENALLDAARQLFAEQPWDRVTIAEVAIAAGIGKGTVYKHFPSKEALYARLVLDLSQANLVELRDLHAASPAQDAMRRVIRRAFEQMMANPIQAQLCLHCDRPEFQERLEAPYRQQFIDMEHQYQLFFGDMLSVTLNNQVLSQTDCQNLLWGVEACVNGVMARIASGGFSHWAEPIALDDYFARVTDFIIAGLRAQATALLTHPLSHE from the coding sequence ATGACCAGCAGTCACAACGCCAAAGACATCCCTATGCGCTATCAAGACCAGCTGTTTGAACAACGCGAAAACGCCCTGCTCGATGCGGCGCGGCAGCTGTTTGCCGAACAGCCCTGGGACCGCGTCACCATTGCCGAAGTGGCCATCGCTGCGGGTATCGGTAAAGGCACGGTGTACAAGCACTTTCCCAGCAAGGAAGCCTTGTATGCCCGCCTGGTACTCGACCTTAGCCAGGCAAACTTAGTAGAGCTGCGCGACCTGCACGCCGCCAGCCCAGCGCAGGACGCCATGCGCCGCGTGATCCGCCGCGCCTTCGAACAGATGATGGCCAACCCGATCCAAGCGCAACTGTGCCTGCATTGCGATCGTCCGGAGTTTCAGGAGCGCCTGGAAGCTCCTTATCGCCAGCAATTCATCGACATGGAACACCAATACCAGCTGTTTTTCGGCGACATGCTCAGCGTCACCCTAAACAACCAGGTCCTTAGTCAGACGGATTGCCAAAACCTGCTGTGGGGCGTGGAAGCTTGTGTCAATGGCGTGATGGCGCGTATTGCCTCGGGTGGTTTCTCGCATTGGGCCGAGCCGATTGCCCTGGATGACTATTTCGCCCGCGTGACTGATTTCATCATTGCCGGCCTGCGTGCCCAGGCGACCGCCCTACTTACTCACCCTCTTAGCCACGAGTAA
- a CDS encoding efflux RND transporter periplasmic adaptor subunit → MFSQLSKRPWLIAVAISLLLVLWLISGSLFKAQETASADVETAEPGLSKVEIQWLQAEPMQRQHVVQGQVEAWRRVELRAQVSGSVTRLDQDKGSTVTKGQLLLSLSGDNRPAQVARGEADVRQRDADAKAAVRLRERNMVSANELIRLQSELAKARAELDLARIQMSNTQITAPFAGTYDQRLVELGDFVQPGQSLLTLVDISQLKVSAQIAQQEVTQLTLGQTVKIELLDGRELQGELHFIAAAADPDSRSFRIEVKVDNPKSLRLTGASATLHIQTGESLAHRISPALLSLDKAGRHGVKWVNEQQRVEFTPVQLISVDNQGAWVSGLPPKVALITLGQGFVEPGQQVISQLAKGGS, encoded by the coding sequence ATGTTCAGTCAGCTGTCCAAACGTCCCTGGTTGATCGCCGTCGCCATCAGTCTGCTGCTTGTGCTGTGGCTCATCAGTGGTTCGCTGTTTAAAGCTCAAGAGACTGCCAGTGCTGATGTAGAGACAGCAGAACCGGGGCTGAGCAAGGTCGAGATCCAGTGGCTGCAAGCCGAGCCCATGCAGCGTCAGCATGTAGTACAGGGCCAAGTCGAGGCCTGGCGCCGGGTCGAGCTGCGTGCTCAAGTCAGCGGCAGTGTCACCCGCCTGGACCAAGATAAAGGCAGCACGGTGACAAAAGGCCAACTGCTGTTAAGCCTGTCTGGCGATAACCGTCCAGCTCAGGTTGCCCGTGGCGAAGCCGATGTGCGTCAGCGCGATGCCGATGCCAAAGCGGCAGTCCGCCTGCGTGAACGCAACATGGTTTCCGCCAACGAATTAATCCGCCTGCAAAGCGAATTGGCCAAAGCACGCGCCGAGCTGGACCTGGCCCGCATTCAAATGAGTAATACGCAAATTACGGCTCCCTTCGCCGGCACCTACGATCAGCGCTTGGTCGAACTGGGTGATTTTGTGCAGCCGGGTCAAAGTCTGTTGACCCTGGTCGATATCAGCCAGCTCAAGGTCAGCGCCCAGATCGCCCAACAAGAAGTGACACAGCTGACGCTCGGCCAAACGGTAAAAATCGAGCTGCTCGATGGCCGTGAATTACAGGGTGAATTGCACTTTATCGCCGCGGCGGCCGACCCTGACTCACGCAGCTTCCGCATCGAGGTCAAGGTCGACAACCCCAAGTCTCTGCGCCTGACCGGTGCCAGTGCGACGCTGCATATTCAGACCGGCGAATCCCTGGCCCACCGTATTTCCCCAGCATTACTGAGCCTGGATAAAGCCGGCCGGCATGGCGTCAAGTGGGTCAATGAGCAGCAACGAGTCGAGTTCACCCCAGTGCAACTGATCAGCGTCGACAACCAGGGCGCCTGGGTCAGCGGCCTGCCGCCCAAAGTGGCGCTGATTACCCTTGGGCAAGGTTTTGTCGAGCCGGGTCAGCAGGTGATTAGCCAGCTGGCCAAAGGGGGGAGCTGA
- a CDS encoding efflux RND transporter permease subunit, with product MHSLIAAALDRSRTSLLLLMFLMLGGLAAYFAIPKEANPDVSIPIIYVSVTLEGISPEDAERLLVRPLEQELRSLEGIKEMRSIANEGHASVTLEFDAGFDAKLALADVREKVDTARSKLPEEAEEPTVNEVNVALFPVLSIGLSGPIAETELVYIARRLKENVEGIAEVLSVEIGGDREDLLEIVVDPQVLDSYGIDYNELFNLISRNNRLVAAGSLDSGAGRMSLKVPGVIEDLEDVLSMPIKVVGNSVVTFGDVATIHRTFKDPTGYARINGQPAVVLEVSKRSGANIIATIEQVKALMVKAQPLLPEGLKVSYIMDQSQQVQSMLSDLLNNVMTAIVLVLILVVASMGMRSALLVGLTIPGAFLTGILLIWALGFTLNIVVLFSLILVAGMLVDGAIVVSELADRYLHQGQTPRQAWANAATRMAWPVIASTATTLVVFLPLLFWPGVVGQFMKYLPATVIVCLLASLAMALVFLPVLGAVTGGQPLPQATQPGRGAVGYRRLLGTLLKRPGLTLLGMLAVIALIYTAYGRFNHGVEFFPETEPESAQIWLRARGDLSVQEKDVLLQKVEKRLLGMSEVKALYARSLAQPDGQLGADVIGTLQFQFVEWHERRSASKILEDMSARTADIPGIILEFRKQEEGPSSGKPFKLQISSPDLQQADQYVDQLRDSMQRIGGFKDIEDDRALPGIEWRIKVDREAAARFGTDILSVGNAVQMVTNGLKLATYRPEDATDEVDIRVRLPANWRSLDQLGRLTLNTPAGQVPLSNFVSLEQAPKVGTLRRVDGNRTITLQADLAEGAQLTERQQALVKAMGTPPSNVQIKVAGEGADQQQAATFLGTAFLVAIFLMFIILVTQFNSIYQSLLVLSAIVLSTAGVLMGLLVNGQSFGIVMVGMGLIALAGIVVNNNIILIDTYNQLRRQGLEPRAAALETGSLRLRPVLLTAVTTVLGLIPMMVGVNVDLLTPSLGFGAPSTQWWTQLSSAIAGGLTFATVLTLLLTPCLLVLGSRFERRPPPLETFDDDLLDLPEHLLARTTGQTELQRTP from the coding sequence ATGCACAGCCTGATCGCTGCGGCGCTGGATCGCAGCCGCACCAGCCTGTTGTTGCTGATGTTTCTGATGCTCGGCGGCCTTGCGGCGTATTTTGCCATCCCCAAAGAAGCCAACCCGGATGTCAGCATCCCGATCATCTATGTCTCGGTCACGCTTGAAGGCATCAGCCCGGAGGATGCCGAGCGTCTTCTGGTACGACCACTGGAACAGGAGCTGCGCAGCCTCGAAGGGATCAAGGAAATGCGCTCCATCGCCAACGAAGGCCACGCCTCGGTGACCCTGGAGTTCGATGCGGGCTTCGATGCCAAACTGGCCCTTGCCGATGTGCGCGAGAAGGTCGATACCGCCCGCAGCAAACTGCCGGAGGAAGCCGAGGAACCCACGGTCAATGAAGTCAATGTGGCGCTGTTCCCGGTGCTGTCGATTGGCCTGTCCGGGCCGATTGCCGAGACCGAGCTGGTGTATATCGCCCGCCGTTTGAAAGAGAACGTCGAAGGCATCGCCGAGGTGCTGTCCGTCGAAATTGGCGGCGACCGTGAAGACCTGCTGGAAATTGTCGTCGATCCTCAGGTGCTCGACAGCTACGGCATTGATTACAACGAACTGTTCAACCTGATCAGCCGCAATAACCGCCTGGTCGCGGCCGGCAGCCTGGACAGCGGCGCGGGGCGCATGAGCTTGAAGGTTCCAGGCGTTATCGAAGACCTCGAAGATGTCCTCAGCATGCCGATCAAGGTGGTGGGCAACAGCGTGGTGACCTTCGGTGATGTCGCCACCATCCACCGTACTTTCAAGGACCCCACCGGCTACGCACGCATTAACGGCCAACCGGCGGTGGTGCTGGAGGTTTCCAAGCGCAGTGGCGCCAACATCATCGCCACCATCGAGCAAGTCAAAGCGCTGATGGTCAAGGCGCAGCCGCTACTGCCGGAAGGCCTCAAGGTCAGCTACATCATGGACCAGTCGCAACAGGTGCAGAGCATGCTCAGCGACCTGCTCAACAACGTGATGACTGCCATTGTGCTGGTGTTGATTCTGGTGGTGGCGAGCATGGGCATGCGCTCGGCGCTGCTGGTCGGCCTGACTATTCCTGGCGCTTTTCTTACCGGCATCCTGCTGATCTGGGCGCTTGGTTTCACCCTCAATATCGTCGTGCTGTTCAGCCTGATTTTGGTCGCCGGCATGCTGGTGGACGGCGCCATCGTGGTCTCCGAGCTGGCTGACCGTTATTTGCACCAAGGGCAGACGCCACGCCAGGCCTGGGCGAATGCCGCCACGCGCATGGCCTGGCCGGTGATCGCCTCTACCGCCACGACCCTGGTGGTGTTTTTGCCACTGCTGTTCTGGCCCGGTGTGGTCGGCCAATTTATGAAATACCTGCCAGCCACGGTGATTGTCTGCCTGCTGGCCTCGCTGGCCATGGCGCTGGTATTTCTGCCGGTACTCGGCGCGGTCACCGGCGGCCAACCACTGCCGCAAGCAACTCAACCCGGCCGCGGCGCCGTCGGTTATCGCCGTCTGCTCGGCACCTTACTGAAGCGCCCAGGGCTGACTCTGCTCGGCATGCTCGCAGTGATTGCGCTGATCTACACCGCCTATGGGCGCTTCAACCATGGCGTGGAGTTCTTCCCCGAAACTGAGCCGGAAAGCGCCCAAATCTGGCTGCGCGCCCGTGGTGACCTGTCAGTCCAGGAAAAGGACGTTCTGCTGCAGAAGGTGGAAAAACGCTTGCTCGGCATGAGTGAAGTCAAGGCACTGTATGCCCGCTCGTTGGCGCAACCAGATGGTCAGCTGGGGGCGGACGTGATCGGCACCCTGCAGTTTCAATTCGTCGAGTGGCATGAGCGGCGTTCGGCCAGCAAGATTCTTGAAGACATGAGCGCGCGTACAGCGGACATCCCCGGCATTATTCTGGAGTTCCGCAAACAAGAGGAAGGTCCGAGCAGCGGCAAGCCATTCAAGCTGCAGATCAGCTCCCCGGACCTGCAACAGGCCGATCAGTATGTCGACCAGCTGCGCGACTCCATGCAGCGCATTGGCGGCTTCAAGGACATTGAGGACGACCGCGCGCTGCCGGGCATCGAATGGCGGATCAAGGTCGACCGCGAAGCCGCCGCCCGCTTCGGCACCGACATTTTGAGCGTGGGCAATGCCGTACAAATGGTTACTAATGGCCTCAAGTTGGCGACTTATCGCCCGGAAGATGCCACTGATGAAGTGGATATCCGCGTGCGTCTTCCCGCCAACTGGCGCTCCCTCGATCAGCTGGGTCGTTTGACCCTTAACACACCGGCCGGGCAGGTCCCGCTGAGCAACTTCGTTTCGCTTGAACAGGCGCCCAAGGTTGGCACCCTGCGGCGGGTCGATGGTAACCGCACCATCACCCTGCAAGCCGATCTGGCCGAAGGTGCGCAGCTCACGGAGCGCCAACAAGCCCTGGTTAAAGCCATGGGCACGCCACCGAGCAACGTGCAGATTAAAGTGGCCGGCGAAGGCGCGGATCAACAACAAGCCGCCACCTTCCTCGGCACCGCCTTTCTGGTGGCGATCTTCCTGATGTTTATCATCCTGGTGACCCAGTTCAACAGCATCTACCAATCACTGCTGGTGCTCTCGGCCATCGTGCTGTCGACGGCTGGGGTGTTGATGGGTTTGCTGGTCAATGGCCAGTCGTTCGGCATCGTCATGGTCGGTATGGGCCTGATTGCCCTGGCCGGGATTGTGGTGAACAACAACATCATCCTGATCGACACCTACAACCAGCTGCGTCGTCAGGGCCTGGAGCCACGCGCCGCTGCGCTGGAAACCGGTAGCCTGCGTTTGCGCCCAGTACTGCTCACCGCGGTAACCACGGTACTGGGGTTGATCCCTATGATGGTCGGGGTCAATGTCGACCTGCTCACCCCAAGCCTGGGCTTTGGCGCACCCTCGACCCAGTGGTGGACGCAGCTGTCCAGTGCGATTGCCGGCGGCCTGACCTTCGCCACCGTGCTGACCTTGTTGCTGACGCCTTGCCTGCTGGTGCTCGGCTCGCGCTTCGAGCGGCGTCCACCGCCGCTGGAAACCTTCGACGATGACCTGCTCGACCTGCCGGAACATTTGCTGGCCCGTACAACCGGTCAGACCGAGCTGCAACGCACGCCCTAA
- a CDS encoding glutathione S-transferase family protein, with protein sequence MRTLYQFPISHYCEKTRWHLDHKGLDFQVDNLFPGLHRLKSKRLAGIVTLPILQDGDRIIGDSTQIALYLEQRYPERPLLPADAAQRADVLALEEQFDRLGVHVRRWLYGQIKQWDSVMHAMLKVYRPLLGLRDLMKPVLINGVQKLYGVTPQRVAKSQAELLEGLALIESRIHGDPSRYLVGEQLTLADISAAALFAPLFTPAGTPWEGVAGHDDKTQTFLDELHAHPAGQWVLRRYAEDRQRR encoded by the coding sequence ATGCGCACGCTTTATCAGTTCCCGATTTCCCACTACTGCGAAAAAACTCGCTGGCACCTGGATCACAAGGGCCTCGACTTTCAGGTGGACAACCTGTTCCCCGGCCTGCACCGGCTGAAAAGCAAACGCCTGGCCGGCATCGTTACCCTCCCTATCCTCCAGGATGGCGACCGCATCATTGGCGACTCCACGCAAATCGCCCTCTATCTGGAACAGCGCTACCCGGAACGCCCACTGCTTCCGGCTGATGCCGCACAACGCGCCGACGTGCTGGCACTGGAAGAGCAGTTCGACCGCCTGGGCGTACACGTGCGTCGCTGGCTGTACGGCCAGATCAAACAATGGGACTCGGTGATGCACGCCATGCTCAAGGTCTACCGCCCACTGCTGGGCCTACGCGACTTGATGAAGCCGGTGCTGATCAATGGCGTGCAGAAACTCTATGGCGTAACCCCGCAGCGGGTGGCTAAATCTCAAGCCGAACTGCTTGAAGGTTTGGCGCTGATCGAATCGCGCATACATGGCGACCCGTCGCGCTACCTGGTCGGTGAACAGCTAACACTGGCCGATATCAGTGCCGCTGCGCTGTTCGCCCCGTTATTCACCCCCGCCGGCACGCCGTGGGAAGGTGTCGCCGGGCATGACGACAAGACCCAGACCTTTCTCGATGAGCTACACGCCCACCCGGCCGGGCAATGGGTACTGCGCCGTTATGCCGAAGACCGTCAGCGCCGCTGA
- a CDS encoding DHCW motif cupin fold protein — translation MNISDIPFGVTDWSQIERSEHAGETGMAYWRTQVFGALRVRMVEYSAGYLADHWCHKGHILLCLEGELHTELEDGRRFVMTAGMSYQVADQAEAHRSSTPGGARLFIVD, via the coding sequence ATGAACATCAGCGATATTCCCTTCGGCGTCACCGACTGGAGCCAGATCGAGCGCAGCGAGCATGCGGGCGAAACCGGCATGGCCTATTGGCGCACCCAGGTATTTGGCGCGCTGCGCGTACGAATGGTCGAGTACAGCGCCGGCTACCTGGCCGATCACTGGTGCCACAAAGGTCACATCCTGCTATGCCTAGAAGGCGAGCTGCACACTGAACTGGAAGATGGCCGGCGCTTTGTGATGACGGCGGGCATGAGCTATCAGGTCGCCGACCAGGCCGAGGCGCATCGCTCGTCCACCCCTGGCGGGGCACGGCTGTTTATCGTCGATTGA
- a CDS encoding class I SAM-dependent methyltransferase, translated as MQRDHREQLNLSWQANADAWTAAVREQRIESRRLVTDAAIVQAILALAPTRVLDLGCGEGWLCRGLVEHGIEAVGVDASAPLIAVAQQAASGASQYRVCGYAELQNQAQQLGRFDLLVCNFALLEEPLAPTLNALHGLLAEDGRLLIQTLHPWRAFNDVGYRDGWRVETFAGFGEGFAQPMPWFFRTLESWLGLFSDTGWRLQWLQEPLHPESEQPVSLLMLLSSERN; from the coding sequence ATGCAACGCGACCATCGGGAGCAACTCAACCTCAGCTGGCAGGCCAATGCCGATGCCTGGACGGCGGCCGTGCGCGAGCAGCGTATCGAGAGCCGCCGGCTGGTGACTGATGCGGCCATCGTTCAGGCGATTCTGGCCTTGGCCCCCACACGCGTACTGGACCTGGGCTGTGGCGAGGGCTGGTTGTGCCGTGGGCTGGTCGAGCATGGCATCGAGGCGGTTGGCGTGGATGCCTCGGCGCCGCTGATTGCCGTGGCGCAGCAGGCCGCGAGTGGTGCATCGCAGTATCGTGTGTGCGGCTATGCGGAGCTGCAGAATCAGGCACAACAGCTGGGCCGCTTTGACCTGCTGGTGTGCAATTTCGCCCTACTCGAAGAGCCCCTGGCGCCAACCTTGAATGCTCTGCATGGCTTGCTGGCTGAAGATGGCCGGCTGCTGATCCAGACCCTGCATCCTTGGCGCGCCTTCAATGACGTGGGTTACCGCGACGGTTGGCGGGTGGAAACCTTTGCCGGCTTTGGTGAGGGGTTTGCCCAGCCGATGCCCTGGTTCTTTCGCACGTTGGAGTCCTGGCTGGGGCTGTTCAGCGACACCGGTTGGCGCCTGCAATGGCTGCAGGAGCCGTTGCACCCGGAGAGCGAGCAGCCAGTGTCGCTGCTGATGCTGCTCAGTTCCGAGCGCAACTGA